A portion of the Misgurnus anguillicaudatus chromosome 16, ASM2758022v2, whole genome shotgun sequence genome contains these proteins:
- the arl9 gene encoding ADP-ribosylation factor-like protein 9 — protein MPGVREVGLMGAALALTGGVACAVCYLMRAHKTDEPKKENQPNNREKRIEEKVHETTSTSQKHPITSEPRTAGTQVLFLGLDGAGKTSLLHCFATGSLEQDVSPTQGFNAVSINKEELQIEFLEIGGTENLRDYWQRYLHKARVLVFVVDSADTDRFSLAKHHLQRLLSADPYLPLVLLANKQDLPGARGITDLYEALDLGNVGDGHRLSVIGTQVKKGKSVTNVGVRDARDLIIEMMSED, from the exons ATGCCCGGTGTGCGCGAGGTCGGGCTGATGGGCGCCGCGCTCGCGCTGACGGGAGGAGTAGCGTGCGCTGTGTGCTATTTGATGCGCGCACACAAAACAGATGAACCCAAGAAGGAAAACCAACCAAATAACAGAGAGAAACGCATAGAAGAAAAAGTACATGAAACCACCAGCACATCACAAAAGCATCCCATAACATCAGAG CCTAGGACCGCAGGTACCCAGGTGCTGTTTTTGGGTCTGGATGGGGCAGGAAAGACAAGTTTATTGCACTGTTTTGCCACGGGCAGTCTGGAGCAAGACGTGAGTCCCACACAGGGCTTCAACGCCGTGTCCATCAACAAGGAAGAGCTTCAGATCGAGTTCTTAGAGA TCGGAGGCACAGAGAATCTGCGAGATTACTGGCAGAGGTATCTGCATAAAGCTCGGGTTCTGGTGTTCGTGGTAGATTCTGCAGACACGGACCGATTCTCTTTGGCTAAACATCATCTTCAACGGCTGCTGTCTGCTGACCCCTACCTGCCCCTGGTGCTGCTCGCCAACAAACAG GATTTGCCAGGGGCCCGTGGCATCACAGATCTCTACGAGGCACTGGATTTGGGGAACGTTGGAGACGGGCATCGGCTCAGTGTGATTGGTACCCAGGTGAAGAAGGGCAAGTCGGTAACCAATGTTGGTGTGCGGGATGCCCGTGACCTCATCATAGAGATGATGTCAGAAGActaa